The Magnetococcus sp. PR-3 DNA segment CCATAACCACCTCATGATGCTCCATTTTTTTGGGATCTTCTCCTGCGGCCAGGCGGGCATCAAAGCTCTCCAGCACTTTACGCTCCCAAGCATCCGGGGCATTATCTGGGTTACGCACCTTCAAGCTGGTACGAGCAACCGTACCACCATAGTTTTTGGAGGCCATATTACCAATACCCCCGGCAGCACTGTTGCACAGTGTCGCCGCTGCACCGGGACCACCACTCTTCATACCTTGCATCAGGGTGCCCTTTAGCTTCCCAAAAAACATTTTCACCGCACCACGGCTCTCTGTAACCATGGCCATTTCATCAACAGCCAGAGCCGGTTGAGCAGACAGTGCTGCAACCAGGGTCAGTGCGCCGACAACATGCGCTTTCCAGGTGATTTTCATCTTTGGCATCCCTTAACTAAAAACAGTGTTGTGGTTGTGCATAAGTATTATGGATCCTCTATCAATAGATCCTTTGTACAGACAACCATGTATCCATGAAGGTTCCCATGCAAGTAAGAAAACCAACAGATCTACCCATTTATTCAGGTAGCCTGATCCCTGGTTACTGCATTCGATGGAATAGATAACGGTTCAACACAGTCTTGAATAAACGGCCAACCTGATCAGAGCTGACGTTTATTAAAAAAAGCGCAGATGTTTAAACCCTGGATAACGGTTGGGAACGGGATGGATAGACCAAATCTTGCACCCCTATCGCACAAGATTTGGCCATATAAAGATGAGTCTGAGGGGGTACTCTGTCGCTATGACAGCGCGCTTAGCTCTGCTTAAGCAAATGAACCGTATTTTTTTCAGGTCGCTCTTCATCATCGGGTTCGGTGGGGGTCTGTTCTGTACTATGGGTGATAACACGGTTACGACCTTGCTCTTTGGCCCGGTACAGTGCCATATCCGCTTTCTCTACAACCTCCGCAAAGCTCACACCATCGGTCGGAAACTCTGCCACACCAATAGAGATGGTCTTTTGTAGAATACCGCCTGGAATATTGATTTTCAGCCGTTCAACCGCCATACGGATCTTCTCAGCTATGGTGGTGCCCATATGGGTATTTTCATTTTGCAATACCACCATGAACTCCTCACCCCCATAACGTACCACCAAGTCCGAAGCTCGAATTTGTGCCATGAGCGCAGTGGCCAGTGACTTGAGCACCGTATCCCCAACCTGATGTCCATGGGTATCGTTCACAATTTTAAAATGATCTAAATCCATCATCAAAATGGATAGATACATCTCTTTACGTTGCGCCGTTGCCACGATGGTACGCTCATACTCCTCCAGGAAGCGACGGTTATGCAAACCAGTTAGAGGATCCTTCAAGGCCGACTCCCGCAGCTTCTCCATCAATCGTTTAGACTCGATCACAGAGGAGGATTCTCTAAGAAAAACCTGAAGAAAGGGGATGATATACGGGAACATGGCGGCCATATCTGGCTCCACCACCAACTGCACCACGTTCCCTACGGTCCCGGAGTGTAAGACCGGCAAACAGTAAAAAGAGAGCTCTTGATCGGTATCGTTATAGAACTGATTACAGATGGTTTGATGCTCCACACCATCAACGATGCGCCCTGTGCGCTGGGCACGGCAAAGCTCGGCACTAAACTGTACCTCCTGGCGGCACCAGCGGCACATACCTTCCTCTTCACCACTCACCAGCACGGGATGCATACGGTTTTGGCTGCTGGAGACCTCATAAATGGTATAACGCTCCAAACCAAATTTATGTTCAATAATATTTCCGATGCGGTTGTAAACCTCCCCTTTGGTCAGATCTTCCTCAATATGCTGCTTAAATTGAGAGACCTCTACCAGGGACTCCACCACTTCCACGGCCATGGTCAACTTATTGGTTTGACCCTCGGCATGAAAGTTGGTCAGTTGCACCACATCTTTATTGATCGCATCCACACCCAGGTGTAGTTGGTCCATGAGGCTATTTAACTGGATGGCAATTTCACCGACCGAACCAGGGCAGTCCGAACGAGCACGCACATCAAAGCGTCCTTCACGTGCACAGGTCACCACATGGAAAATACTCTCCAGCATTAACCGTAGGGGCCGTACCCATTTGCGGTAGATGAAATAAACGATGAGCAATAAGAAAATACCCAGAAGAACCAGACCGGCAGGGGTAACCACCAGCACCGTAGGTACCGTTTCTAATGAAGTTTGGGGCTGAGTAACCGTTGACCAGCCTATAAACTGTGCATCGGCGATGAACAGATATAATATCAGGCCAGCCAGAAGCGCAACGCCCCCCAGCACCACTCGCTGCAAGCGGCGCCCCGTAAACATGCTTTTCATGGCTTAAATCCGGTGATCAAAACATTCATGAATCTTGAATGTTGCGCGTCTTATAGAATGTCACAACTCCCCTTGTTTTTATCGGCCCCTAAAAGGGTACAACCGGGGATTCCATTTATTTACAGAATTGACGCAATAACTCCCATCAATCCAATTTACCCATCACAGCCTTAAAAACAAGCAGAAACGTATGGATTAAGGGCGATGTATTGAACTTTTTTCTTATTTATATTTTCAACTATCACTATAATGCCCACCCTTAAGTTGTATTTTCTCAGATTTTCTGGCCTTTTCAAGGGTTAAGTTGCCTGAGCTGAAACAACATCAACCGCTAAGTTAGCGAAGTGGGGCAAACCTTAACCGTGGCTCACCCTGGGAGCCTTGCTGTACCTGTATAAATGAAGAGGGCTGTTGAGGATTAAAGGCAAAATGGGTTGTCTGGCTTTGGTTCAAACATTTAAAGCCAACAGAATCCCATAAATAGACCAGGGATTCCGCCGTATAGAGTGAGCAATGTCCATTTCTAGGGGCTAAGTACCACCAGTTCATCATTTCCTGCGGGGTTTTTTGTCTATTCAGGGTGGTTGTAAACAACACCATACCACCCGGATTTAATGCGTCAACCAAGGATGCCACGGTTTCCTTGGGGTGGACCAGATGTTCAAAAACCTCAAAGGCTGTGATGACATCAAAGTGCCCTTGGGGTTTTTCTCCCCCTTTAACATCAAAGGGGTCATAACACTGAATGTTATAGCCAGCTTGCACCATGGCGTTATAAAAATGCCCCCCACCCGATCCATAATCCAGAAATGTGAGGTGCTCTTTTAGGGGTTCAAGCAACTTTCGAACCTAATGGAACACACGCAGCAGGGCGCTCTTTGGCATAACCAAGATCTATTTTTTCATAATACTCATGGTTATACACATGGGTTAAAAAATCTTCCCGGCTAAACGGGTCAAAATAGGGGGTTAGCAACATACCGCACGGGGTACACCGATAATAAAAAACAGAAATACCTGTTGTGGGAAAAAACAAACCCCGTGCATTGGCACTGGTTTTGGAAAAATCGACCATCCCCATCAACTCCGCTTGTCCAGGACAACTCCGACAGGGCTGTACGGTACAGGCTGGTAACGGATCTTGAATTGTGGGCATAAGCACCTTCCACATTCAGCATAAAAAAATAGCTTATCAATCATTAAGCACAAAAAAAACGGGGCATCAAAGCCCCGTTTCTTTTTATTCTTATCCTCTTTCAAGGATTAGCCACCATACATGTCGATGTAATCATCGCAGGAAGCTTTAATCACCTTCATGGCGTGCTCACGACCATAGGTGACATCCACAGAGACCTTATCTTCTTCACCTGGGACCATCTTGTAGGTCGAGAAGTAGTGACGCAGACGCTCGGTCAGCACCTGAGGAACTTCATCAATATCTTGCAGGCTACCCCAAACATTATCGTTGGCCAGCACAGCAATAATTTTATCGTCTGCTTCACCACCATCGATCATCTGCATACCACCCAAGACACGGGCGTTGAGAATAACCTCAGGCTTGGCGATGGGACGCTCGCTGATCACACAGATATCAAGGGGGTCACCATCACCACGGTCAGACTCAGGTGAGAGCGCCTTTACCCGGTCACCACAGTAGGTGCGGGGTACAAAACCATACAGAGCAGGCGGCTGAGATGAGCTACGGTGGGGACGGTCCACACGCAGGTAACCAGAGGCCTTGTCCACTTCGTACTTCACCATATCGAAGGGGGTAATCTCGATGTAGGCATGCACCACACCAGGAAACTGATCCTGAGGACCGACCTCAAGACCGTGCCAGGGGTGCGGACGCCAACGGTAAAATGCAGAAGGAAAAGACATGAGTTTCAGACTCCTCGGCTTGGAGATTCCACTATTAAGATGCTCGGAGAATGCCCAATACAGGCACAAGAGTCAATAACAAGCTCCCTGATAAGGGGTATGTATACCGTTGATAGGCATACACCCCAATGGATATAACTCAGAATCCAGGACAGTGGAGAGACCATCCTGTTCGAAAATGGTGAAAAGATGGTAAAAATCCCGTCACGAATGCAGTTGGTTGTTTTATCCCTGTTAAAGAGTGCCTAATATCCTCAGATCAGCTTCTCATCGCGCCCACGGAGTCAACATGAGCATTCAAACCATCACCACGACCCCTTTTGTGGATCAAAAACCCGGAACATCCGGCCTACGTAAAAAGGTTACGGTGTTTCAACAAGCCCATTATTTAGAAAATTTCGTTCAATCCATTTTTGATACTTTGGAAGATTATCAAGGCAAAACCTTGGTATTGGGTGGCGATGGCCGCTACCACAATCGTG contains these protein-coding regions:
- a CDS encoding Tll0287-like domain-containing protein, giving the protein MKITWKAHVVGALTLVAALSAQPALAVDEMAMVTESRGAVKMFFGKLKGTLMQGMKSGGPGAAATLCNSAAGGIGNMASKNYGGTVARTSLKVRNPDNAPDAWERKVLESFDARLAAGEDPKKMEHHEVVMVNDQKVFRYMKAIPTAAKPCLACHGEKIHPKAEVTLSRLYPNDKARGYKAGQIRGAFTLKKEIK
- a CDS encoding inorganic pyrophosphatase codes for the protein MSFPSAFYRWRPHPWHGLEVGPQDQFPGVVHAYIEITPFDMVKYEVDKASGYLRVDRPHRSSSQPPALYGFVPRTYCGDRVKALSPESDRGDGDPLDICVISERPIAKPEVILNARVLGGMQMIDGGEADDKIIAVLANDNVWGSLQDIDEVPQVLTERLRHYFSTYKMVPGEEDKVSVDVTYGREHAMKVIKASCDDYIDMYGG
- a CDS encoding class I SAM-dependent methyltransferase: MLEPLKEHLTFLDYGSGGGHFYNAMVQAGYNIQCYDPFDVKGGEKPQGHFDVITAFEVFEHLVHPKETVASLVDALNPGGMVLFTTTLNRQKTPQEMMNWWYLAPRNGHCSLYTAESLVYLWDSVGFKCLNQSQTTHFAFNPQQPSSFIQVQQGSQGEPRLRFAPLR
- a CDS encoding GGDEF domain-containing protein, yielding MKSMFTGRRLQRVVLGGVALLAGLILYLFIADAQFIGWSTVTQPQTSLETVPTVLVVTPAGLVLLGIFLLLIVYFIYRKWVRPLRLMLESIFHVVTCAREGRFDVRARSDCPGSVGEIAIQLNSLMDQLHLGVDAINKDVVQLTNFHAEGQTNKLTMAVEVVESLVEVSQFKQHIEEDLTKGEVYNRIGNIIEHKFGLERYTIYEVSSSQNRMHPVLVSGEEEGMCRWCRQEVQFSAELCRAQRTGRIVDGVEHQTICNQFYNDTDQELSFYCLPVLHSGTVGNVVQLVVEPDMAAMFPYIIPFLQVFLRESSSVIESKRLMEKLRESALKDPLTGLHNRRFLEEYERTIVATAQRKEMYLSILMMDLDHFKIVNDTHGHQVGDTVLKSLATALMAQIRASDLVVRYGGEEFMVVLQNENTHMGTTIAEKIRMAVERLKINIPGGILQKTISIGVAEFPTDGVSFAEVVEKADMALYRAKEQGRNRVITHSTEQTPTEPDDEERPEKNTVHLLKQS